One segment of Sesamum indicum cultivar Zhongzhi No. 13 linkage group LG4, S_indicum_v1.0, whole genome shotgun sequence DNA contains the following:
- the LOC105159814 gene encoding uncharacterized protein LOC105159814, which yields MKGDQCSRFFRKIAQRRSIRRILQINVDHGTTHTNPGAITNEFVDYYHNLLGGDRRHEVINLSFLKPWARHLLSDEEANLLLAPFTAADVKQALFDIAEDKASGPDGYSSGFLKAAWPIVGQEVSFAPISCCNVLYKIIAKLIVQPLSMMLDKLISPCQAAFVLERSIGDNIMLAQELFMAYNQARLPPRCALKVDIRKAYDTVE from the exons ATGAAAGGAGACCAATGTTCCCGGTTCTTCCGCAAGATTGCACAAAGGAGATCGATAAGGAGAATCCTACAGATCAATGTTGATCATGGAACCACGCACACTAACCCAGGAGCTATTACGAatgagtttgttgattattacCATAATCTGCTTGGAGGGGATAGGAGGCATGAAGTGATCAATCTTAGTTTCCTTAAACCCTGGGCACGCCATCTGTTGAGTGACGAGGAGGCAAACCTGCTACTTGCACCATTCACGGCAGCAGACGTGAAACAGGCATTGTTTGATATTGCTGAGGATAAAGCGTCGGGACCGgacgggtattcatcgggATTCCTTAAAGCCGCTTGGCCCATAGTGGGGCAGGAGGTGTCGTTCGCA CCTATATCTTGTTGCAATGTGTTGTATAAGATCATCGCCAAGCTCATTGTCCAACCATTAAGTATGATGCTGGATAAACTTATAAGTCCGtgccaagcggcatttgtgCTCGAACGGAGCAttggagacaatattatgCTAGCGCAGGAACTCTTCATGGCATATAACCAAGCACGTCTTCCTCCCCGTTGTGCGCTGAAAGTGGACattcggaaggcatatgacacagtTGAATAG